From the Planktothricoides raciborskii GIHE-MW2 genome, the window TCCACCTCTGTTTTTGGCGGAGTCGAAACCGTGGTTTTTACTGCGATCAAAGGCATAAATCAAACAAGCAATGATGGACTAAGGAAAATTCAGAATCGCGAGGTAGCCGCGCTGAATGGATTTAATTAAAATACTCGGATTTTTTTATCCACCGTAATTCCATCCGGTACTTTCCAGCAAGAGGGGCTCACCCTCTCGGTGAACTCCGGCAGCAATCACTTCTCCGACATAAACGGTATGATCGCCATGTTCCACGGAACCCACGACTTTGCACTCTACATAGCCCAAAGAGTCGGAGATAATAGGACAGCCAGTTTCTCCTATGTAGGATTCCACGTCTTCAAACTTATTGCCCACCAGACGCTGAGGCTTAAAGAATTTTTGCGCCACATCTTTTTGACCAGCTTCGAGGACGCTGAGGGAAAAAACCCCACTGGCTTTGATCATGGCGTGAGAAATCGAGTCACTTTTGACGCAGTTGACGACCAGAGGGGGCTGAAAGGAAGCCTGCATCACCCAACTGGCGGTAAACCCGTTGACATTTTCCCCGTCACAGACTCCACAGATGTAAAGCCCGTGGGGGATTTTCCGCAGAATTGTTTTTTTGGCTTGTTCGTCTAGCAAGGGATTCAGTAGCTCCAAGGATATGACATTGCACAGTTTACCAAAATTATTATCTCCAGATGCGACTCTTGGGCGATCGGGCCCGGTGCCGAGATATCGCAATCAAGTTCCCGCTACCCAACTAAGTAGACGGGCAGAAATAAATGCATCACAGACCAGATCAGAAGAAAAACTGTCATTCCCGCGCAGGCGGGAATCCAAAGCCTATCGGCGGAGAACGAAAAGTGCAATTGATTATGTTCACCTACTTATAAACATCACCCACCGATATCGGTGGGCATTTTCCGAGGAATTCGATAAATCGCCAGAGTATCATTAAGTTAGCTAAAGAAATTTTTAATGGTTTCAAATACCGTTTCTTCTTTGTAATCTTTGAATTCTCCCGCATCAAACCACATCCCATAGCAAACGGGACATTTTTCATAAAAAATATGGGATTGTTTCAAGTCCGTATTTTGGTCATCTTGGTTTGACATTTGGGACAGTTAATTTCTCTGGTTTGATTAAATTTTTGGCCGGTTTGCGGATCTCCTACATCGATACTTTCAGCCCCTTTGATTTCCTTGAGTTCTTGGGCTTCGAGAGAATCAAACCAAATTCCCTGACATTCCGTACAACGGTCTACAGTAATGCTGGCATAGACCACTTCGGATAAAGTTCCTTGGCATTTCGGGCTTCGGAAGTTGAGTCATTATTTTTGCCTAATTTTTAGCTTCATTATTCCCACTATCTTAACATATATATTGCTGGATATCACCCCCACCACCGGGAAATTAAATCTGCTGGATCCCAATTCGAGCCTTTTAGGATTAAATCCACAGTATCATTCACCATTTCTGGGTTTATTAACATTACTCAATAAATTGATAAATTTTGTTATATTTCCGATTAAAATACTGCCGCATTACGGGTTGAAGGGTAAATCGAGTAATTTTTTGGGCTGTTTCTTTGGTAATCAAGGAACGACGGATTAAGGATTGCATGGCATCAGGAAGATTAGCAGGGGAAATGGGGAGTATGTCTCGCAATTTAGCCAAAGAAAGCGATTCCGACTCTGCGGCTAAAGCAGAAATAACCTGTTGTTCTAATTCCGATAAGCGATCGCACTGCTGTTGTAACCTAAATTGCAAATCTTCCGGTAAAAATAACGGGTCATAATCAAATAATTCCTCCACGTTGCCGCCAAACAAATCGGTAATCATGGTAGCAACTATTTTTAACCAAAGGGGGTTTCCTTGGTACTGATGAATCAATTTGTCCCAGTGGCGATCGGGGATTAAACCTTGTTGGCTTAAAAGTTCTCTAGCGGGTGCAATACTTAACCCATTTAATTGTAATGAATGACAATATTGATTCGTGGATTCTACGTCAGCAATTTCTTTAGGTGGTTCTGAACTAATCAGCAACAAGCAAGATGAGTGAGAGAGTTCAGCCACTTGTTTAAATAGGCAGCCATAATCCTCATAACCAGTTCGGTAATAACCCGCGAATTTTCCCCTATCGAAAAGCATTTCTACATCATCGAGAATCACCAAACAGCGAAACTTGCGGAAGAATTCTAGCAGTTCCGATATCGATTCCTTCCGGTGCGATTCTGTTACGGAGATTCGCGGGTTTCCCAATAAAGAGTAAGTAGGATAATTTGAGCAAAATTGCCGGATACTTTGCTGAAGTAATTCTAGGGTTGGGGCAGAACGCAAACTGCGCCAAATTACATAATCAAATTTATCTTTAATTTGCTCGATTAACTTCACTGCCAGGGTAGTTTTGCCGATGCCACTAATACCCAAAAGTTCTACCAAGCGCGATCGCTCTTTTACTATCCAATTTTCTAATAAACTGAGTTCATCTTGCCGTCCGTAGCAAGCAAAAATTTCCGGGGCTTCACTTAAATCTTGACAGGGGATATTCTCAGGGGAAGGCAGGAGAGAAAGGGAAGAGATATTTAACTGAGTTTCCAATTCATGCAATAAATCGCGATCGCTGGGCTGAGATATTTCTAAAGATTCCCAATCATTTGCCACCTCATTTCTCTGTGCAAAAGCTTTACCAAACTGTAAGACAAAAGAAAATCGCCATCGTCTTTCTAATGCCGAGCGAAAATTGCCTTTATTAACAGCTTCACCCAAGATATCAGAGAGTGCCTGCCACAACTTAAACCCCACTTCTTTCACATACACTTCAGAACGGTGGTGTGCCTCGGCAATTTCCCGATATTTATGATTATCCCAAGCCCCGCGCAAAATAGCCTGTTGCAAACTATCCAGGTGTTTTCCCGTCATTGCAAATATCAGATGGTCAGCAAATTCCAAGACTTCTTCGATATCCATTTCCCTGGTATATGTCAATAGTTTGGCGTATAGCAATTCTCTCTCCTGATGAAGTACAGATTAAAAACCTGTCATTCCCGCGCAGGCGGGAATCCATCTTTTTATGTAGACAGAGAATTTATCTATTATAACCAACTAAATCCACCTTTTTCCACCCCACCCAGCTAAATCCACCTTTTTCCACCCTATTTTGGGTCTAAAATTCCCTACTTTATCCAGCTTGATCCATCTAGACAAATTTTCTAGATTTATCGGATAATAAGTATCCATACTATTCTTAGGATTTGTAACTGTTGCCGGGAAAATCCCAGTTTAATCGTAGGGGCGAAGCATTCCGGCAGAAGTTCGATGGTTAAAAGCAAAAATTTATTCCCGGAATGCTTCGCCCTTAGATGCTGAAAAACCGAGATGAATTACAGTCAATATCACGCCCTTATATGCTGAACAACTAATAATTTATCTCCCAGACTTCGTAGGTTGGGTTGAGGAACGAAACCCAACATTGCTAAGTAGGTGAACATAATTAATTGCACTTTTCGTTCCCCGCCGATAGGCTGTGGATTCCCGCATTCGCGGGAATGACAGTTTTTTTTCTCATGGGGTCTGCGGTGCATTTATTTCGGCTCGTCTACTTATTAGGGTTGAGTTGGGTTTCCTGGCGTCAACCCAACCTACAATTTTACAGTGGAGTGACGCATGACCGTAATAAATTGCTGCTTTTAACCACAAATATCTCCCAGAATGTATCCCCGGATTAAGGGCGAAGCATGACCGTAATAAATTTCTGCTTTTAACCACAAATATCTGCGGTCATGCTTCGCCCCTACAACAAAAAAAGCCCCCATTATTAAGGTGCTTTGGGGCGATCGAACAAAATTTTATCCGCAAAAAAAGCCCCCCTTATTAAGGGCGGTTGGGGCGATCGAACCAATTATCTAATTAACTCATTCAGGATTTAACCATGATGACATCAGACGATTACGACAAAATCATCAAACAAAAAATTGCCAAGGGAGAAATCGTGAAAGTGCCTCCCAAGACGCCGCCAATTCTGATTGAAAATTGGGTCGTCTGGGAATATACCGCCTGTCTCTATACCAATGGAATTATCCTCACAACTGCTGAGTTACACAATTGGTTGAAAGCGGAAATGGAACATCAGCAAATTCCCGTAAATATCTTTTTTGCTAACAACGCTTGCTGGGTCATAGAAGGGGCAAGAGGTCGAGCAAAAGTGGATGAAGATTTCCGCCCCAGAGTGGTCGCGAGTCTGACCAATTCTCCTTATACAGATATCCAATTTATTGCCGGACTTGATTATTTTGGCGACTACTGGGTTAACTTCCAAATGATGTTAATTGTCCAGCCAGAAGAAATTGAAGACCCACCTCGTCCCGTTCCTCCACTCCGTCCTCAACCGCCTAAAGCACCCAATGTGACTTCTCCAATTCCTAATGCGGCGTTAGTAGTTATGGCATTCGTCGCTGTGGGCTTAACATTTTCGGGAAATCAAGGGTTAGGATTTCTGGGATTTCTGGGAATTGTCGGAACAGGAATTATTTGGTTTATCAGTAAAATTTCCAGGGAAGCCGCTGCTGAGTATGAGAGAAAGCTCGCTCAGTACAATCGAGAAGAAAAAGACTGGAAAGAGCAAAAAGAACAAGCCGAGAAAGATTGGCACCGAGAATTAGACAAAATTGCCATCGAAAGAGAAGAACTGAAGAAAAATCGGCTGTCTCGCAGTTTTAAATGGGATGACTTGAGAGTATTTCACGAAGTAATGTCGCTCTCCGTGGCCAGAGTTATTCACAAAAATCTGCTGCAAAAAGGCGCCACGGTGAAAGAAACCCAAGAACTGAATAAAAATGAGGAAATTATTCCGAAAAGCAAAAAAGATATTTTTGATGATTTCTAGGAAACATTATGCTCAGTTTAACCCCTATATCTTCTGGAGTTCGCTATTGGCGTGGGTCGGCAGTCAGCAAAGGACAGCCGCAAGAAATTGATGAATATCGCAGCCATGAAATTAATGTTTATCGGCTAAAGGCGATTCCTGATTTTGCTTCCGGTCGCTTTAAACTGATGGAACATTTAGACCCATCGGCACGAGTAGGCTTTGTGGTGAGTTGGCAAAAAAACTTGCTCAAAAGTTTGGCCTATTTTAGTTATTTGCAATCTGCTGATATTCAGCAACAGGATATTTCCTGCGGTTATAGTTTGAGAATTATTTATCAACCGAGTCGGGAGATATCTGGAACGAGTACGGAGATTTATTTGTTGGCTAGAGTTGCCAGTAATGACCCCAGTCTCACCGCTAGGGTTCAACGTCAACAAGCGGAGTATTTCAATAGTAGTCTGCGATCGCCCCTATACCAATTTGAATACATTGAGAGCGATCGCGACCTGCCTTGGTTGAAAAACCAGGACGCGGTATCTTGTTATGAAATTATCAAATCTGAAGAAGTTTTTCAGTGGCTAGAAGCAGATAAAAAATATTTTTATTCTCCGGGTAATTTCTCAGTGAATAAGGGCAATAATATGATGGCTTTATTCGAGCAAATCCAAGGATATCGCCATCAAGTTTGCATTGACCTGACCCTAGTTCCTACGCAATTAGAAGCCTACGAGAAAAAGGTGGTTTCCCGATATCTAGAAGCGTTATCCGAGGCCGGACGAGGCATCCGCGAGGAAGAAGTTGACCCCGATAGCAATACTCAGAAAGCGAAGACCGTCTATGAGGAAATTAAAAAAAAATATTATTCGGGAATTATCTTTCTTTCTAGCTTTAGAGTTTTCTCTCCGAGTCGAGAAACCTGCCAAAATGTTGCCAGTCAATTAGCGGCTTCTTGTACCGCAAACACTGTCAGTCCCAGAATCATTGAAGTCAACGATACGAGATATGCGGTGCAAACAGCTTTACAAGTGAATATTAATGACGAAATCGCTGTTTCTGGGATTTGGAATGTGAGGGGAAATAGACCGGATGGTTTCCCCGGTGGGCCAGAAACCATGAAGCGATTTCATCGCATTGTAGACTTAGATGAAGCCTCGGCTTTTTTCCGGTTGCCAGTGCCCATTAATCAACCCTGTCCGGGGGTGCGCTACGATAGCGGTTCGGCATTTGTAGCCGAAAAATCTAAAGGGCAAACGATTAATATCGGTCATTACTATCGCAATGTCAAAACCAATGAAATTTGCGATTTTGATATTGAACAATTAAAAACTCATCTGTTAGTGGTGGGTGGTTCTGGCAGTGGGAAGACTACCACAACTTTTAATTTACTCACCCAGCTTTGGGGTAAACATGGGATTCCCTTTATGGTGTTCGATCCCAAGGTGACACCGGAGTATCGCTATTTAAAACGACTCCCAGAATTTGAGAAAGATTTGCTGATTTTTACTCCCGGTCAAGAGTTTATTACCCCTTTGCGGATGAACCCTTTTGATGTGATTCCCGGAATTCCGGTACAGGAGCATATTTCTCGGATATTTGACTGTTTTATGGGGGCATTGCCTCTAGAAAATCCTCTCCCGGCTTTTATTCAGGAAGCGATCGATTATCTGTATGAAAAAAAACGATGGCAGCTTGCTTACAGTCAGGGAGGAGATTTGGACAAAAATGGGCAATCTTTAGAAGTTCCTACGATGCCAGAATTCTATGACAAAGTTTTGGATTTAGCCCAAAAAAATTATGGCAGCGACAAGGAGGTGGGCGATCGCATTAAAGGAGCACTGAAAGCCAGACTTTATCGACTGGTTGCCAACAGTGGCATCGGGTTAATGTTTCAAGCAAGTCGCCCTCTGCCATTAGCGGATTTGATGAGTAAACCAGTAATTTTTGAACTCGGCGGACTGAACAAACAAGAACAATCGTTATTTTCCTTATTTATTTTAGTGTTTGTATTCGAGTATGTCCGCGCCGTCCGGGTGGGTCAGTTTCAGCCACAACGAGAAGGGGAACGAGCCACAGACCTCGATTTACGTCATGTTTTGCTAGTAGAAGAAGCCCACAATCTTTTGGGTCAAATGTCCGCTTCCGGTTCCGGTGAAGAGGGCAATTCCAAAAATGAAGTGATTGATAAGTTTGCTCAAATTATGCGAGAAATGCGGGCAGGGGGGGAAGGGGTCATTGTGGTTGACCAGTCTCCCGCAGCTTTGGCGCAGTCGATTGTGGATGCGACAAATTTAAAGTTAATGCACCGTTTGCCCTCGCCGGGCGATCGCGAATATCTCGGCAGTGCCATGTGTTTAACCGAAGGAGAAGCACAATTATCCGGCATTTTTTCTCCGGGAGAATGTTTTTACTATGTGCCTGGTTGGGATGCGGCAAAAAGAGTGGCCACCGATAACTTTAAGGCGAAACCGGGAGTGCAAGAAAAATTAGCACGGCCTTTTAAAGATGAAGAAGTGATTCAGGCAATGGATGACTTTATGCAGCAGGACAGAGCATCTTTAATTTCGGGCTTGAAAGCGATCGTTAACCAGCTATCGGCAAATATTTCTGGATTAAAGGAAATATTAAACAGTAGCCAGGTAGAAGCGGTCAAAGAAGGGTATAAAGCGCAGATTAAACAAAAACAAAAACTACGGGACAGCTTTGAAAAACAACTTGATATATTATCCCAAACCCAGAGGAAACAATAACCATGAGTGATTTCAAGAAATCTAAAAAATCCGCTGACTCAAAGCGCTCTCACTCAGACAGTTCTGGGACAGACCTTGATGCTTTGTGTGAGGAAATTGAGGAGGCAGACCGAGAGGCTACGGAGCAAATTGAAATTCTAGAAATTAAGATTCAAGAAATTGAAGGTCTGGAGGAGAAGCTAAACTCTGTATCAGAAAAATTGAGTGGAATTGAAGGAGATGCATTGGAAAAGGCCAGAGAAGAAATTCTGAGAGAAATAAGCGAAAAAAGAGCGGCGGCGGATGAGTGTGAAAGGAAACTAAAAGAAATTCAGGATGATCTGGTTGAAAAACGGTCGGAAATTGCCAAAGAAATCGGGCACCGCGATGAAGCACTATTGGACATTGAAAGTGCCCAAGAAAAGTGCGATGCGGATCTCAGCGATGCTAAAGATGCCGTGAATGAAGAAAAGGAGAAATTTGAAGAGGCTCAGAACAAAATAGGGGAAGTCCTTGAAAAAATTGATGAAGCGCTT encodes:
- a CDS encoding zf-TFIIB domain-containing protein, whose translation is MVYASITVDRCTECQGIWFDSLEAQELKEIKGAESIDVGDPQTGQKFNQTREINCPKCQTKMTKIRT
- a CDS encoding zf-TFIIB domain-containing protein; its protein translation is MSNQDDQNTDLKQSHIFYEKCPVCYGMWFDAGEFKDYKEETVFETIKNFFS
- a CDS encoding helicase HerA domain-containing protein gives rise to the protein MLSLTPISSGVRYWRGSAVSKGQPQEIDEYRSHEINVYRLKAIPDFASGRFKLMEHLDPSARVGFVVSWQKNLLKSLAYFSYLQSADIQQQDISCGYSLRIIYQPSREISGTSTEIYLLARVASNDPSLTARVQRQQAEYFNSSLRSPLYQFEYIESDRDLPWLKNQDAVSCYEIIKSEEVFQWLEADKKYFYSPGNFSVNKGNNMMALFEQIQGYRHQVCIDLTLVPTQLEAYEKKVVSRYLEALSEAGRGIREEEVDPDSNTQKAKTVYEEIKKKYYSGIIFLSSFRVFSPSRETCQNVASQLAASCTANTVSPRIIEVNDTRYAVQTALQVNINDEIAVSGIWNVRGNRPDGFPGGPETMKRFHRIVDLDEASAFFRLPVPINQPCPGVRYDSGSAFVAEKSKGQTINIGHYYRNVKTNEICDFDIEQLKTHLLVVGGSGSGKTTTTFNLLTQLWGKHGIPFMVFDPKVTPEYRYLKRLPEFEKDLLIFTPGQEFITPLRMNPFDVIPGIPVQEHISRIFDCFMGALPLENPLPAFIQEAIDYLYEKKRWQLAYSQGGDLDKNGQSLEVPTMPEFYDKVLDLAQKNYGSDKEVGDRIKGALKARLYRLVANSGIGLMFQASRPLPLADLMSKPVIFELGGLNKQEQSLFSLFILVFVFEYVRAVRVGQFQPQREGERATDLDLRHVLLVEEAHNLLGQMSASGSGEEGNSKNEVIDKFAQIMREMRAGGEGVIVVDQSPAALAQSIVDATNLKLMHRLPSPGDREYLGSAMCLTEGEAQLSGIFSPGECFYYVPGWDAAKRVATDNFKAKPGVQEKLARPFKDEEVIQAMDDFMQQDRASLISGLKAIVNQLSANISGLKEILNSSQVEAVKEGYKAQIKQKQKLRDSFEKQLDILSQTQRKQ
- a CDS encoding flavin reductase family protein; its protein translation is MLDEQAKKTILRKIPHGLYICGVCDGENVNGFTASWVMQASFQPPLVVNCVKSDSISHAMIKASGVFSLSVLEAGQKDVAQKFFKPQRLVGNKFEDVESYIGETGCPIISDSLGYVECKVVGSVEHGDHTVYVGEVIAAGVHREGEPLLLESTGWNYGG
- a CDS encoding NB-ARC domain-containing protein is translated as MDIEEVLEFADHLIFAMTGKHLDSLQQAILRGAWDNHKYREIAEAHHRSEVYVKEVGFKLWQALSDILGEAVNKGNFRSALERRWRFSFVLQFGKAFAQRNEVANDWESLEISQPSDRDLLHELETQLNISSLSLLPSPENIPCQDLSEAPEIFACYGRQDELSLLENWIVKERSRLVELLGISGIGKTTLAVKLIEQIKDKFDYVIWRSLRSAPTLELLQQSIRQFCSNYPTYSLLGNPRISVTESHRKESISELLEFFRKFRCLVILDDVEMLFDRGKFAGYYRTGYEDYGCLFKQVAELSHSSCLLLISSEPPKEIADVESTNQYCHSLQLNGLSIAPARELLSQQGLIPDRHWDKLIHQYQGNPLWLKIVATMITDLFGGNVEELFDYDPLFLPEDLQFRLQQQCDRLSELEQQVISALAAESESLSLAKLRDILPISPANLPDAMQSLIRRSLITKETAQKITRFTLQPVMRQYFNRKYNKIYQFIE